A region of Notolabrus celidotus isolate fNotCel1 chromosome 4, fNotCel1.pri, whole genome shotgun sequence DNA encodes the following proteins:
- the LOC117811344 gene encoding uncharacterized protein LOC117811344 has protein sequence MIVPVWVSSDNNPGMEKLVYALLDTQSDTIFIDKEVSCSLQTKAHPVRLKLTTMIGKDELLHSERVSGLRVRGYDSTVLIHLPPAYTKDCIPVNRTHIPTCETARQWSHLKTIVDEIPPQLECEVGLLIGYNCSRAMAPRQVILGGDNEPYAVRTDLGWSIVGCLPPHLDTPSTTNMCHRVAVRELPPVTPSDALKVLEYDFKDSSKDTKTVSQDDIFFLNSLKESIQKNTTGHYEMPLPFKERPCLPDNKQQAVVRLSHLKRKLLKDENYKAQYVKFMSEVIERGEAEEVHDKGKEGEKWYIPHHGVHHSKKPGKLRVVFDCSAKHRGTSLNDHLLSGPDLINNLAGVLIRFRQHNIALMCDIEKMFHQFYVKEADRDYLRFLWWKNGDLSAEPKEYRMKVHLFGAASSPGCANYGLKHLAKEKENLFPLASQFVMRNFYVDDGVTSIANEEEAIQLAREAQELCTTGGLRLHKFITNNKSVLQSIPPSERAIEVEALDLTFKDSIVERALGIHWHIESDTFRFQICLNDQPATRRGILSTVASIFDPLGLIAPVLLAGKRVLQEMCRHGTGWDDPLLGELQPVWERWKVDLANLEKINIPRCYVPADFGQVLRIELHHFSDASTYGYGQCSYLRHISEDGRVHCALVIAKSRVAPIKVTTIPRLELTAAVVSVAASNTLKEELGLEDTDEYFWTDSKVVLGYINNEARRFHTFVSNRIQRIHLSTTPQQWRYVPTDKNPADLASRGSNASELCSSSWFKGPQFLWEKDLPPAADVFTETPVGDPEVKKVQILNTQTKEQVILTDRLSKFSSWYKVTQAVARLLRCAKGDKSTGHSTVQEREDAKCIIIRDLQRQAYPEEVKLLSKGTRLPSQSKLYHMDTFLDQDGILKVGGRLKNSTLPTSQKHPLIIPKDHHITKLIIAHYHEKVQHQGKGLTINEVRSNGFWIPGINRTVAAYLSQCVTCRKLRRFVEEQRMADLPSDRVNPSPPFTYCGMDCFGPFHTKQGRKVYKRYGLLFTCLCCRAVHIEMLDDMSTDAFINGLRCFIALRGAVRQIRCDQGTNFVGAKNELSAALKQMDGNRLTTFLAEKQCDFVMNAPHSSHAGGVWERQIRTVRNVLRSTLSLSTGRLDNASLRTFFYEAMAIVNSRPLTVDNLSDPDSPEPLTPNHLLTMKPVVALPPSGRFIREDMYARKRWRHVQYLAEQFWGRWKREYLSNITTRQRWHSPRRNLEVGDIVMDKTEDLPRNEWRLAKVLETMTDADGLVRRVKIRLGDQKMGREGQRSGKPSVVERPVQKLVLLLETV, from the coding sequence ATGATCGTGCCAGTGTGGGTTTCTTCTGACAACAATCCAGGTATGGAAAAGCTTGTTTACGCCCTACTAGACACACAAAGTGATACAATCTTTATCGACAAAGAAGTTAGCTGTAGCTTGCAAACCAAGGCACATCCTGTAAGGCTGAAGCTAACTACCATGATCGGAAAGGATGAATTACTGCACAGTGAAAGGGTCTCAGGTCTCAGAGTGCGTGGTTATGACTCAACGGTCCTCATTCATCTCCCTCCGGCCTACACCAAGGACTGTATTCCAGTGAATCGAACACACATTCCTACCTGTGAAACGGCAAGGCAGTGGAGTCATCTGAAAACAATCGTAGATGAAATTCCACCACAGCTAGAGTGTGAAGTTGGTCTGCTAATAGGATACAACTGCTCAAGGGCAATGGCACCACGGCAAGTAATCTTGGGAGGAGATAATGAACCTTACGCAGTTCGCACAGACCTAGGATGGAGTATTGTAGGTTGTTTACCACCTCATCTTGACACACCAAGCACAACCAATATGTGCCACAGAGTTGCAGTCAGAGAGCTTCCACCAGTGACTCCATCAGATGCTCTCAAGGTTCTTGAGTATGACTTCAAAGACAGCAGTAAAGACACTAAGACTGTCTCTCAAGATGACATCTTCTTCTTGAACAGTCTAAAGGAAAGTATTCAGAAGAACACAACTGGCCATTATGAAATGCCACTCCCCTTTAAAGAAAGACCCTGTCTCCCTGACAATAAGCAACAAGCAGTTGTCCGACTCAGTCACCTTAAAAGAAAACTGCTTAAGGATGAGAACTACAAGGCACAGTACGTGAAGTTCATGAGTGAGGTCATTGAAAGGGGAGAGGCAGAAGAAGTTCATGATaaagggaaggaaggagaaaaaTGGTATATTCCTCACCACGGCGTACACCACTCCAAAAAGCCAGGAAAGCTTCGTGTTGTGTTTGACTGTTCTGCTAAGCACAGGGGAACAAGCCTTAACGACCATCTGCTGTCAGGTCCGGATCTGATAAACAATCTTGCAGGTGTACTCATCAGATTCAGGCAACACAATATTGCATTGATGTGTGATATTGAAAAAATGTTCCATCAGTTCTACGTGAAAGAAGCTGACAGAGACTACTTGCGGTTTCTCTGGTGGAAAAATGGAGACCTGAGTGCAGAGCCAAAGGAGTACCGCATGAAAGTTCATCTCTTCGGTGCCGCATCGTCACCTGGATGCGCCAATTATGGACTGAAACATCTAGCTAAGGAGAAAGAGAACCTGTTTCCCCTCGCCTCACAGTTTGTTATGAGGAACTTCTATGTCGACGACGGTGTCACAAGTATTGCTAACGAAGAAGAAGCTATTCAGCTTGCAAGAGAAGCTCAAGAACTCTGCACTACTGGCGGTTTGAGACTGCACAAGTTCATAACGAACAACAAATCAGTGCTACAAAGTATCCCCCCATCTGAGCGTGCCATCGAAGTAGAGGCTCTTGACCTTACCTTCAAAGACTCCATTGTGGAGAGAGCCTTGGGGATCCACTGGCACATTGAATCTGACACTTTCAGATTTCAAATCTGTCTGAACGACCAGCCAGCAACACGTCGAGGCATTCTTTCCACAGTAGCCTCCATTTTCGATCCGCTGGGCCTAATTGCTCCAGTACTGCTTGCAGGGAAAAGAGTGCTTCAGGAAATGTGTCGACATGGCACAGGATGGGATGACCCTCTGCTTGGCGAACTACAACCAGTTTGGGAACGCTGGAAGGTCGATCTTGCAAACTTAGAGAAAATCAACATACCTCGTTGTTATGTACCAGCTGACTTTGGACAAGTTCTGAGAATAGAGCTACATCATTTCTCAGATGCAAGCACATACGGATATGGCCAGTGTTCATATTTGAGACACATTAGTGAAGATGGAAGAGTTCACTGTGCTCTGGTAATCGCAAAGTCAAGAGTAGCTCCTATCAAGGTCACAACAATCCCACGGTTAGAGTTGACGGCTGCAGTGGTTTCGGTTGCAGCAAGCAACACACTGAAGGAGGAGCTCGGCCTTGAAGACACTGATGAATACTTCTGGACTGACTCAAAGGTGGTCCTGGGGTATATCAACAACGAGGCACGTCGCTTCCACACGTTTGTGTCGAACAGAATACAAAGGATACACCTGAGCACAACTCCTCAGCAGTGGAGATATGTTCCGACAGACAAAAACCCTGCAGACCTTGCTTCAAGAGGTTCCAATGCAAGTGAACTTTGCTCATCAAGTTGGTTTAAAGGACCTCAGTTCTTATGGGAGAAGGACTTACCTCCAGCTGCAGATGTCTTCACAGAAACACCGGTGGGAGACCCTGAAGTGAAAAAGGTGCAGATACTGAATACTCAAACCAAAGAGCAAGTGATTCTAACAGACCGCTTGTCAAAGTTCTCTTCATGGTACAAAGTCACACAAGCTGTTGCACGTCTTCTCAGATGTGCCAAGGGTGACAAGTCAACAGGCCACAGCACGGTGCAAGAGCGAGAAGATGCTAAGTGCATCATCATAAGGGACTTACAAAGGCAAGCTTATCCAGAAGAGGTCAAGTTGCTCAGCAAGGGAACACGTCTTCCATCACAAAGTAAGCTTTACCACATGGACACCTTTCTTGATCAAGATGGAATCCTCAAGGTGGGAGGAAGACTGAAAAACTCAACACTTCCTACCTCACAGAAACATCCACTGATAATTCCAAAAGATCATCACATTACCAAACTGATAATAGCCCATTATCATGAAAAAGTCCAACACCAAGGAAAGGGTCTGACTATCAATGAGGTACGATCAAATGGATTCTGGATTCCAGGAATCAACAGAACTGTTGCTGCATATCTGAGTCAATGTGTGACATGTCGTAAACTCAGAAGATTTGTGGAAGAGCAACGAATGGCAGATCTACCATCAGACCGGGTCAATCCATCTCCGCCATTCACTTATTGCGGAATGGACTGCTTCGGCCCATTTCACACTAAACAAGGACGCAAAGTGTACAAACGATATGGACTGCTTTTCACCTGCCTTTGCTGTCGAGCCGTCCACATTGAAATGTTAGATGACATGTCAACAGATGCCTTCATCAACGGCCTTCGATGTTTCATAGCCTTGAGAGGAGCAGTTCGTCAAATACGCTGTGACCAAGGGACAAACTTTGTTGGAGCTAAAAATGAACTGAGTGCAGCACTAAAGCAAATGGATGGCAACCGCTTGACCACATTTCTTGCTGAGAAGCAGTGTGACTTTGTTATGAATGCTCCACATTCAAGCCATGCAGGAGGCGTCTGGGAGAGACAAATCCGAACGGTCAGGAATGTTCTTCGCTCCACACTTTCACTCTCAACAGGCAGACTGGACAATGCCTCTCTGCGGACATTCTTCTATGAGGCTATGGCTATTGTGAATAGTCGTCCACTCACAGTCGACAACCTGAGTGATCCAGATAGTCCTGAGCCACTAACACCCAATCACCTGCTTACCATGAAACCTGTGGTCGCTCTACCTCCATCAGGCAGATTCATCAGAGAAGACATGTATGCAAGGAAGAGGTGGCGTCACGTTCAATACCTTGCAGAGCAATTTTGGGGTCGTTGGAAAAGAGAATATCTTTCAAATATTACCACCAGACAGCGCTGGCATTCACCGAGAAGAAACCTGGAAGTTGGCGACATAGTCATGGATAAAACAGAAGATCTTCCAAGGAATGAGTGGAGATTGGCTAAAGTTTTAGAGACAATGACTGATGCTGATGGACTTGTGAGAAGAGTAAAGATTCGTCTTGGAGACCAGAAGATGGGACGGGAGGGTCAGCGTTCTGGCAAACCATCTGTCGTTGAACGCCCTGTTCAAAAGCTGGTCCTGCTCCTAGAGACTGTTTAA